A genomic region of Staphylococcus roterodami contains the following coding sequences:
- a CDS encoding YlxR family protein has product MKKKKIPMRKCILSNEMHPKKDMIRVVINKEGEIFADVTGKKQGRGAYVSKDVAMVEKAQQKELLEKYFKATKEQLEPVYKEIIRLIYREEIPK; this is encoded by the coding sequence ATGAAAAAGAAAAAAATTCCGATGCGAAAATGTATTCTTTCAAATGAAATGCATCCAAAAAAAGATATGATTCGTGTTGTCATAAATAAAGAAGGCGAAATTTTTGCGGATGTAACAGGAAAGAAACAAGGCCGTGGCGCATATGTTTCTAAAGATGTTGCAATGGTTGAAAAAGCACAACAAAAAGAATTGCTTGAGAAGTATTTTAAAGCGACAAAAGAACAATTGGAGCCTGTTTATAAAGAAATTATTAGATTGATTTATAGAGAAGAGATTCCAAAATGA
- a CDS encoding proline--tRNA ligase yields the protein MKQSKVFIPTMRDVPSEAEAQSHRLLLKSGLIKQSTSGIYSYLPLATRVLNNITAIVRQEMERIDSVEILMPALQQAELWEESGRWGAYGPELMRLQDRHGRQFALGPTHEELVTSLVRNELKSYKQLPMTLFQIQSKFRDEKRPRFGLLRGREFIMKDAYSFHADEASLDQTYQDMYHAYSRIFERVGINARPVVADSGAIGGSHTHEFMALSAIGEDTIVYSKESDYAANIEKAEVVYEPNHKHTTEQALEKIETPNVKTAQELADFLGRPVDEIVKTMIFKVDGEYIMVLVRGHHEINDIKLKSYFETDNIELATQAEIVNLVGANPGSLGPVIDKEIKIYADNFVQDLNNLVVGANEDGYHLINVNVGRDFNVDEYGDFRFILEGEKLSDGSGVAHFAEGIEVGQVFKLGTKYSESMNATFLDNQGKAQPLIMGCYGIGISRTLSAIVEQNHDDNGIIWPKSVSPFDVHLISINPKKDDQRELADQLYAKFNEKFDVLYDDRQERAGVKFNDADLIGLPLRIVVGKRASEGIVEVKERLTGDSEEVHIDDLMTVISNKYDNLK from the coding sequence ATGAAACAATCCAAAGTTTTTATACCGACGATGCGAGATGTGCCATCAGAAGCAGAAGCGCAGAGTCATCGTTTATTATTGAAATCAGGTTTGATTAAACAAAGTACAAGTGGGATTTATAGTTATTTACCGCTAGCAACTCGTGTGTTAAATAATATTACTGCAATTGTGCGTCAAGAAATGGAACGTATTGATTCTGTTGAAATTTTGATGCCAGCTTTACAACAAGCTGAATTGTGGGAAGAATCTGGTCGTTGGGGTGCTTATGGACCAGAGTTAATGCGTTTGCAAGACCGACATGGAAGACAATTCGCGTTGGGTCCAACACATGAAGAATTAGTAACATCATTAGTGAGAAATGAATTAAAATCATATAAACAATTGCCAATGACGTTATTCCAAATCCAATCAAAATTCCGTGATGAAAAGAGACCACGATTTGGTTTATTACGTGGGCGTGAGTTTATTATGAAAGATGCATATTCATTCCATGCAGATGAAGCATCTTTAGACCAAACGTATCAAGATATGTATCATGCATATAGCCGTATTTTTGAACGTGTTGGTATTAATGCAAGACCAGTTGTAGCAGATTCAGGTGCTATTGGTGGTAGTCATACACATGAATTTATGGCATTAAGTGCAATTGGTGAAGACACAATTGTTTATAGTAAAGAAAGCGATTATGCTGCTAACATTGAAAAAGCTGAAGTGGTTTATGAACCTAATCATAAACATACAACTGAACAAGCTTTAGAAAAAATAGAAACACCAAATGTTAAGACTGCACAAGAGTTAGCAGACTTTTTAGGAAGACCAGTAGACGAAATTGTTAAAACAATGATTTTCAAAGTTGATGGCGAATACATTATGGTATTAGTTCGTGGACATCATGAAATTAATGACATTAAATTAAAATCATATTTTGAAACAGATAATATTGAATTAGCAACACAAGCTGAAATTGTAAACTTAGTTGGTGCCAATCCTGGTTCATTAGGTCCTGTAATTGATAAAGAGATTAAAATCTACGCAGATAATTTTGTACAAGATTTAAATAATCTTGTAGTTGGTGCAAATGAAGATGGATACCATTTAATTAATGTAAATGTAGGCAGAGATTTTAATGTTGATGAATATGGAGATTTCCGTTTTATTTTAGAGGGCGAGAAGTTAAGTGATGGTTCTGGCGTTGCGCATTTTGCAGAAGGTATAGAAGTTGGTCAAGTATTCAAATTAGGTACTAAATATTCAGAATCAATGAATGCCACTTTCTTAGATAACCAAGGTAAAGCACAACCTTTAATCATGGGATGCTACGGTATTGGTATTTCTAGAACATTAAGTGCAATTGTTGAACAAAACCATGATGACAACGGTATTATTTGGCCTAAATCAGTATCACCATTTGATGTACATTTAATTTCAATTAATCCTAAGAAAGATGATCAACGTGAACTTGCAGATCAACTTTATGCGAAATTTAATGAGAAATTTGATGTATTGTATGATGACCGTCAAGAACGTGCTGGTGTTAAATTCAATGATGCAGATTTAATAGGCTTGCCATTGCGAATCGTAGTTGGTAAACGTGCATCAGAAGGAATTGTTGAAGTTAAAGAACGTTTAACTGGCGATAGTGAAGAAGTTCATATTGATGACTTAATGACTGTCATTTCTAATAAATATGACAATTTAAAATAA
- a CDS encoding PolC-type DNA polymerase III, translating to MTEQQKFKVLADQIKISNQLDSEILNSGKLTRIDVSNKNRTWEFHITLPQFLAHEDYLLFINAIEQEFKDIANVTCRFTVTDGTNQDEHAIKYFGHCIDQTGLSPKVKGQLKQKKLIMSGKILKVMVSNDIERNHFDKACNGSLVKAFRNCGFDLDKIVFETNDNDQEQNLASLEAHIQEEDEQSARLATEKLEKMKAEKAKQQDNNESAVDKCQIGKPIQIENIKPIESIIEEEFKVAIEGVIFDINLKELKSGRHIVEIKVTDYTDSLVLKMFTRKNKDDLEHFKALSVGKWVRAQGRIEEDTFIRDLVMMMSDIEEIKKATKKDKAEEKRVEFHLHTAMSQMDGIPNIGAYVKQAADWGHPAIAVTDHNVVQAFPDAHVAAEKHGIKMIYGMEGMLVDDGVPIAYKPQDVVLKDATYVVFDVETTGLSNQYDKIIELAAVKVHNGEIIDKFERFSNPHERLSETIINLTHITDDMLVDAPEIEEVLTEFKEWVGDAIFVAHNASFDMGFIDTGYERLGFGPSTNGVIDTLELSRTINTEYGKHGLNFLAKKYGVELTQHHRAIYDTEATAYIFIKMVQQMKELGVLNHNEINKKLSNEDAYKRARPSHVTLIVQNQQGLKNLFKIVSASLVKYFYRTPRIPRSLLDEYREGLLVGTACDEGELFTAVMQKDQSEVEKIAKYYDFIEIQPPALYQDLIDRELIRDTETLHEIYQRLMHAGDTAGIPVIATGNAHYLFEHDGIARKILIASQPGNPLNRSTLPEAHFRTTDEMLNEFHFLGEEKAHEIVVKNTNELADRIERVVPIKDELYTPRMEGANEEIRELSYANARKLYGEDLPQIVIDRLEKELKSIIGNGFAVIYLISQRLVKKSLDDGYLVGSRGSVGSSFVATMTEITEVNPLPPHYICPNCKTSEFFNDGSVGSGFDLPDKTCETCGAPLIKEGQDIPFETFLGFKGDKVPDIDLNFSGEYQPNAHNYTKVLFGEDKVFRAGTIGTVAEKTAFGYVKGYLNDQGIHKRGAEIDRLVKGCTGVKRTTGQHPGGIIVVPDYMDIYDFTPIQYPADDQNSAWMTTHFDFHSIHDNVLKLDILGHDDPTMIRMLQDLSGIDPKTIPVDDKEVMQIFSTPESLGVTEDEILCKTGTFGVPEFGTGFVRQMLEDTKPTSFSELVQISGLSHGTDVWLGNAQELIKSGICDLSSVIGCRDDIMVYLMYAGLEPSMAFKIMESVRKGKGLTEEMIETMKENNVPDWYLDSCLKIKYMFPKAHAAAYVLMAVRIAYFKVHHPLYYYASYFTIRASDFDLITMIKDKTSIRNTVKDMYSRYMDLGKKEKDVLTVLEIMNEMAHRGYRMQPISLEKSQAFEFIIEGDTLIPPFISVPGLGENVAKRIVEARDDGPFLSKEDLNKKAGLSQKIIEYLDELGSLPNLPDKAQLSIFDM from the coding sequence ATGACAGAGCAACAAAAATTTAAAGTGCTTGCTGATCAAATTAAAATTTCGAATCAATTAGATAGTGAAATTTTAAACTCAGGTAAACTGACACGTATAGATGTTTCTAATAAAAATAGAACATGGGAATTTCATATTACATTACCACAATTCTTAGCTCATGAAGATTATTTATTATTTATTAATGCGATAGAGCAAGAATTTAAAGATATTGCCAATGTTACATGTCGTTTTACGGTAACAGATGGTACAAATCAAGATGAACATGCAATAAAATATTTTGGACATTGTATTGATCAAACAGGTTTATCTCCAAAAGTTAAAGGACAATTAAAACAGAAAAAACTTATCATGTCAGGTAAGATTTTAAAAGTAATGGTGTCAAATGACATAGAACGAAATCATTTTGATAAAGCGTGTAATGGAAGTCTGGTTAAGGCTTTCAGAAATTGTGGTTTTGACTTAGATAAAATTGTTTTTGAAACAAATGATAATGATCAAGAACAAAATTTAGCATCTTTAGAAGCACATATTCAAGAAGAAGATGAACAAAGTGCACGTCTAGCTACAGAGAAACTTGAAAAAATGAAAGCTGAAAAAGCGAAACAACAAGATAATAACGAAAGTGCCGTTGATAAATGTCAAATAGGAAAACCAATTCAAATTGAAAATATTAAACCTATTGAATCAATTATTGAAGAAGAGTTTAAAGTTGCAATTGAAGGTGTTATTTTTGATATTAATTTAAAAGAACTAAAAAGTGGACGCCATATCGTTGAAATTAAAGTTACTGACTATACAGATTCATTAGTATTAAAAATGTTTACTCGTAAAAATAAAGATGATTTAGAGCATTTCAAAGCTTTAAGTGTTGGTAAATGGGTTAGAGCACAAGGTCGAATTGAGGAAGATACATTTATCAGAGATTTAGTAATGATGATGTCAGATATTGAAGAAATTAAAAAAGCTACGAAAAAAGATAAAGCTGAAGAAAAACGTGTAGAATTTCATTTGCATACTGCGATGAGTCAAATGGATGGAATACCAAATATTGGTGCATATGTTAAACAAGCTGCAGATTGGGGACATCCAGCTATCGCTGTAACAGATCATAACGTAGTACAAGCATTCCCAGATGCCCATGTAGCAGCTGAAAAGCACGGCATTAAAATGATTTATGGTATGGAAGGTATGTTAGTTGATGATGGTGTTCCGATTGCATATAAACCACAAGATGTCGTATTAAAAGATGCTACATATGTTGTATTTGACGTTGAGACTACAGGATTGTCTAATCAATATGATAAAATTATCGAGCTCGCAGCTGTAAAAGTTCATAACGGTGAAATCATCGATAAATTTGAAAGATTTAGTAATCCACATGAAAGATTATCAGAAACGATTATAAATTTAACGCATATTACGGATGATATGTTAGTTGATGCACCCGAAATTGAAGAAGTTTTAACGGAATTTAAAGAATGGGTTGGCGATGCGATATTCGTTGCACATAATGCTTCGTTTGATATGGGCTTCATCGATACTGGATATGAACGACTAGGATTTGGCCCATCTACCAATGGTGTTATTGATACTTTAGAATTATCTCGTACAATCAATACCGAATATGGTAAACATGGTTTGAATTTCTTGGCTAAAAAATATGGCGTAGAATTAACACAACATCACCGTGCCATCTATGATACAGAGGCAACAGCTTACATTTTCATTAAAATGGTTCAACAAATGAAAGAATTAGGTGTATTGAATCATAATGAAATTAATAAAAAGCTAAGTAACGAGGATGCATATAAACGTGCGAGACCAAGTCATGTAACACTGATTGTACAAAATCAGCAAGGGCTTAAAAATTTATTTAAAATAGTAAGTGCATCATTGGTGAAATATTTCTATCGTACACCAAGGATACCGCGTTCATTATTAGATGAATATCGTGAAGGATTATTGGTTGGAACAGCTTGTGATGAAGGTGAATTATTCACAGCCGTTATGCAAAAAGATCAAAGTGAAGTTGAAAAAATCGCTAAATACTATGATTTCATTGAAATTCAACCACCAGCACTTTATCAAGATTTAATTGATAGAGAGTTAATTAGGGATACAGAAACATTACATGAAATTTATCAACGATTAATGCATGCAGGAGATACAGCAGGTATACCAGTAATTGCGACAGGTAATGCTCACTATCTATTTGAACATGATGGTATTGCTCGTAAAATTTTAATTGCATCACAACCTGGAAATCCACTGAATCGTTCAACTTTACCCGAAGCACATTTTAGAACTACAGATGAAATGTTAAACGAGTTTCATTTTTTAGGTGAAGAAAAAGCGCATGAAATTGTTGTAAAAAATACAAACGAACTGGCAGATCGAATTGAACGTGTAGTTCCAATTAAAGATGAATTATATACACCGCGAATGGAAGGCGCCAATGAGGAGATTAGAGAACTAAGTTATGCAAATGCACGTAAATTGTATGGCGAAGATTTACCTCAAATCGTTATTGATAGATTAGAAAAAGAATTAAAAAGTATCATTGGGAATGGATTTGCGGTAATTTACTTAATTTCGCAACGTTTAGTTAAAAAATCATTAGATGATGGATACTTAGTTGGTTCCCGTGGTTCAGTAGGTTCTAGTTTTGTAGCGACAATGACTGAGATTACTGAAGTAAACCCGTTACCGCCACACTATATTTGTCCGAACTGTAAAACGAGTGAATTTTTCAATGACGGTTCAGTAGGATCAGGATTCGATTTACCTGATAAGACGTGTGAAACTTGTGGAGCGCCACTTATTAAAGAAGGACAAGATATTCCGTTTGAAACATTTTTAGGATTTAAAGGAGATAAAGTTCCTGATATCGACTTAAACTTTAGTGGTGAATATCAACCGAATGCCCATAACTACACAAAAGTATTATTTGGTGAGGATAAAGTATTCCGTGCAGGTACAATTGGTACTGTTGCTGAAAAAACTGCTTTTGGCTATGTAAAAGGCTACTTAAATGACCAAGGTATTCATAAAAGAGGTGCCGAAATAGATCGACTTGTAAAAGGGTGTACTGGTGTTAAACGTACAACTGGTCAACATCCAGGAGGTATTATTGTAGTACCTGATTATATGGATATTTATGATTTTACACCGATACAGTATCCTGCAGACGATCAAAATTCAGCATGGATGACGACACACTTTGATTTCCATTCTATTCATGATAATGTGTTGAAGCTCGACATACTTGGTCACGATGATCCAACTATGATACGTATGCTTCAGGATTTATCGGGTATTGATCCAAAAACGATACCTGTAGATGACAAAGAAGTTATGCAAATATTTAGTACACCTGAAAGTTTAGGTGTTACTGAAGATGAAATATTATGTAAAACAGGCACATTTGGTGTTCCGGAATTTGGTACTGGATTCGTTCGACAAATGTTGGAAGACACAAAGCCAACTTCATTCTCTGAGTTAGTCCAAATTTCTGGATTGTCTCATGGTACAGATGTATGGTTAGGCAATGCGCAGGAATTAATTAAATCAGGTATTTGTGATTTATCAAGTGTAATTGGTTGTCGTGACGACATCATGGTTTATTTAATGTATGCTGGTCTAGAACCATCAATGGCTTTTAAAATTATGGAATCCGTACGTAAAGGTAAAGGTTTAACAGAAGAAATGATAGAAACGATGAAAGAAAATAATGTGCCTGATTGGTATTTAGATTCATGTCTTAAAATTAAGTACATGTTCCCGAAAGCGCATGCTGCTGCATATGTGTTAATGGCAGTACGTATTGCATATTTCAAAGTGCATCATCCGCTATATTATTATGCTTCTTACTTTACAATACGTGCATCAGATTTTGATTTAATTACGATGATTAAAGATAAAACTAGTATTCGAAATACAGTTAAAGACATGTATTCTCGCTATATGGATTTAGGTAAAAAAGAAAAAGATGTATTAACTGTTTTAGAAATTATGAATGAAATGGCGCATCGTGGTTATCGAATGCAACCGATTAGTTTGGAAAAGAGTCAGGCATTCGAATTTATCATTGAAGGAGATACGCTCATTCCACCATTTATTTCAGTGCCGGGTCTTGGTGAAAACGTTGCAAAACGTATTGTTGAAGCACGTGATGATGGTCCGTTCTTATCAAAAGAAGACTTGAATAAAAAAGCTGGTCTATCACAAAAAATTATAGAATATCTTGATGAGTTAGGTTCATTGCCAAACTTACCAGATAAAGCTCAGCTATCAATATTTGATATGTAA
- a CDS encoding YlxQ family RNA-binding protein: MSIEQILNFLGLAMRAGKVKTGESVIVNDIKKGNLKLVIVAEDASNNTTKLITDKCNSYKVPFRKFGSRNELGIALGKGERVNVGITDPGFAKKLLSMIDEYHKE; this comes from the coding sequence ATGAGTATAGAACAAATATTAAACTTTTTAGGATTGGCAATGCGAGCTGGTAAAGTAAAAACAGGTGAATCAGTCATTGTGAATGATATTAAAAAGGGAAATTTGAAACTCGTTATTGTTGCTGAAGATGCATCAAATAATACAACTAAATTAATTACAGACAAATGTAATAGTTATAAGGTTCCATTTAGGAAATTTGGAAGCCGAAATGAATTGGGAATAGCACTTGGAAAAGGTGAGCGTGTTAATGTAGGGATTACTGACCCAGGCTTTGCTAAAAAGTTGCTATCAATGATAGATGAATATCATAAGGAGTGA
- the infB gene encoding translation initiation factor IF-2 — protein sequence MSKQRIYEYAKELNLKSKEIIDELKSMNIEVSNHMQALEDDQIKALDKKFKKEQKNDSKQSAQNNHQKSNNNKNQNNNKAQQKDNKKNQQSNNKGNKNNKKNNKNNKKNNKNNKPQNQPVEPKEIPSKVTYQEGITVGEFADKLNVESSEIIKKLFLLGIVANINQSLNQETIELIADDYGVEVEEEVVINEEDLSTYFEDEKDDPEAIERPAVVTIMGHVDHGKTTLLDSIRHTKVTAGEAGGITQHIGAYQIENDGKKITFLDTPGHAAFTTMRARGAQVTDITILVVAADDGVMPQTIEAINHAKEAEVPIIVAVNKIDKPTSNPDRVMQELTEYGLIPEDWGGDTIFVPLSALSGDGIDDLLEMIGLVAEVQELKANPKNRAVGTVIEAELDKSRGPSASLLVQNGTLNVGDAIVVGNTYGRIRAMVNDLGQRIKTAGPSTPVEITGINDVPQAGDRFVVFSDEKQARRIGESRHEASIVQQRQESKNVSLDNLFEQMKQGEMKDLNVIIKGDVQGSVEALAASLMKIDVEGVNVRIIHTAVGAINESDVTLANASNGIIIGFNVRPDSGAKRAAEAENVDMRLHRVIYNVIEEIESAMKGLLDPEFEEQVIGQAEVRQTFKVSKVGTIAGCYVTEGKITRNAGVRIIRDGIVQYEGELDTLKRFKDDAKEVAKGYECGITIENYNDLKEGDVIEAFEMVEIKR from the coding sequence ATGAGTAAACAAAGAATTTACGAATATGCGAAAGAATTAAATCTAAAGAGTAAAGAGATTATAGATGAGTTAAAAAGCATGAATATTGAGGTTTCAAATCATATGCAAGCTTTGGAAGATGACCAAATTAAAGCATTAGATAAAAAGTTCAAAAAAGAACAAAAAAATGATTCAAAACAAAGCGCTCAAAATAATCACCAAAAATCAAACAACAACAAAAACCAAAACAATAACAAAGCTCAACAAAAGGATAACAAAAAGAATCAACAATCTAATAATAAAGGTAACAAAAACAACAAAAAGAATAATAAAAATAATAAAAAGAACAATAAAAATAATAAGCCGCAAAATCAACCAGTTGAACCAAAAGAAATACCATCAAAAGTAACATACCAAGAAGGTATTACTGTTGGTGAATTTGCTGACAAATTAAACGTTGAGTCTTCTGAAATTATTAAAAAATTATTCTTACTTGGTATTGTTGCTAATATCAACCAATCTTTAAATCAAGAAACAATTGAATTGATTGCTGATGACTACGGTGTAGAAGTTGAAGAAGAAGTTGTCATCAATGAAGAAGATCTTTCAACATACTTCGAAGATGAAAAAGATGACCCAGAAGCAATTGAAAGACCAGCAGTTGTAACAATTATGGGACATGTTGACCACGGTAAAACAACTTTGTTGGATTCAATTCGTCATACAAAAGTAACTGCTGGTGAAGCTGGTGGAATTACACAACATATTGGTGCATACCAAATTGAAAATGATGGTAAAAAAATTACTTTCCTTGATACACCAGGACATGCTGCTTTCACAACGATGCGTGCGCGTGGTGCACAAGTAACAGATATCACAATTTTAGTAGTAGCAGCTGATGACGGTGTAATGCCTCAAACGATTGAAGCAATTAACCATGCTAAAGAAGCAGAAGTGCCAATTATCGTTGCAGTAAACAAAATTGATAAACCAACTTCAAATCCTGACCGAGTAATGCAAGAATTAACTGAGTACGGCTTGATTCCTGAAGATTGGGGTGGCGACACAATATTTGTTCCACTTTCAGCATTAAGTGGTGATGGTATTGATGATTTATTAGAAATGATTGGATTAGTTGCGGAAGTACAAGAACTTAAAGCAAATCCTAAGAACCGTGCTGTTGGTACAGTAATTGAAGCGGAATTAGACAAATCTCGTGGTCCTTCTGCATCATTATTAGTACAAAACGGTACATTAAATGTTGGTGATGCGATTGTAGTTGGTAATACTTACGGCCGTATCCGTGCAATGGTTAATGACTTAGGTCAAAGAATTAAAACAGCTGGTCCATCAACGCCTGTTGAAATTACTGGTATTAATGATGTGCCTCAAGCGGGTGATCGCTTTGTTGTATTTAGTGATGAAAAACAAGCACGTCGTATTGGTGAATCAAGACATGAAGCTAGCATCGTTCAACAACGTCAAGAAAGTAAAAATGTTTCATTAGATAACCTGTTTGAACAAATGAAACAAGGTGAAATGAAAGATTTAAATGTTATCATTAAAGGTGATGTTCAAGGTTCTGTAGAAGCTTTAGCTGCATCATTAATGAAAATAGATGTTGAAGGTGTAAATGTTCGTATTATTCATACAGCAGTTGGTGCGATCAATGAGTCAGACGTAACACTTGCAAATGCATCTAACGGTATCATTATTGGTTTCAATGTACGTCCAGATAGTGGTGCAAAGCGTGCTGCAGAAGCTGAAAATGTTGATATGCGTTTACACAGAGTTATTTATAACGTAATAGAAGAAATTGAATCAGCGATGAAAGGTTTACTTGATCCAGAATTCGAAGAGCAAGTTATTGGACAAGCAGAAGTTCGTCAAACGTTCAAAGTTTCTAAAGTTGGTACGATTGCCGGATGTTATGTTACTGAAGGTAAAATTACGCGTAATGCAGGTGTTCGTATTATTCGTGATGGAATTGTTCAGTACGAAGGCGAATTAGATACACTTAAACGTTTTAAAGATGATGCAAAAGAAGTGGCTAAAGGTTATGAGTGTGGTATTACTATTGAAAACTACAACGATCTTAAAGAAGGCGACGTTATTGAAGCATTTGAAATGGTAGAAATTAAACGTTAA
- the rimP gene encoding ribosome maturation factor RimP — MSKITEQVEAIVQPIMEDLNFELVDVEYVKEGRDHFLRISIDKEGGVDLNDCTLASEKISEAMDANDPIPEMYYLDVASPGAERPIKKEQDFQNAITKPIFVSLYVAIEGEKEWLGILQEVNNETIVVQVKIKARTKDIEIPRDKIAKARHAVMI; from the coding sequence ATGAGTAAAATTACAGAACAAGTTGAAGCGATTGTTCAACCAATTATGGAAGACTTGAATTTTGAACTTGTAGACGTTGAATATGTCAAAGAAGGTAGAGACCATTTTCTGAGAATCTCTATTGATAAAGAAGGTGGCGTAGATCTAAATGATTGTACGCTTGCTTCTGAAAAAATAAGTGAAGCTATGGACGCGAATGATCCAATTCCTGAAATGTATTATTTAGACGTAGCATCACCTGGTGCGGAACGCCCTATTAAAAAAGAACAAGATTTCCAAAATGCAATAACTAAACCTATTTTTGTTTCGTTGTATGTAGCAATTGAAGGTGAAAAAGAATGGTTAGGCATTTTACAAGAAGTCAATAATGAAACAATTGTTGTACAGGTAAAAATTAAAGCAAGAACGAAAGATATAGAGATACCGAGAGACAAAATAGCAAAAGCACGTCACGCAGTTATGATTTAA
- the nusA gene encoding transcription termination factor NusA — MSSNELLLATEYLEKEKKIPRAVLIDAIEAALITAYKKNYDSARNVRVELNMDQGTFKVIARKDVVEEVFDDRDEVDLSTALVKNPAYEIGDIYEEDVTPKDFGRVGAQAAKQAVMQRLRDAEREILFEEFIDKEEDILTGVIDRVDHRYVYVNLGRIEAVLSEAERSPNEKYIPNERIKVYVNKVEQTTKGPQIYVSRSHPGLLKRLFEQEVPEIYDGTVIVKSVAREAGDRSKISVFSENHDIDAVGACVGAKGARVEAVVEELGGEKIDIVQWNEDPKVFVKNALSPSQVLEVIVDEANQSTIVVVPDYQLSLAIGKRGQNARLAAKLTGWKIDIKSETDAREAGIYPVVETENVANDEVATEDDAIAESTEEATEVTVDTNVEKESE; from the coding sequence GTGTCAAGTAATGAATTATTATTAGCTACTGAATATTTAGAAAAAGAAAAGAAAATTCCTAGAGCAGTGTTAATTGATGCAATTGAAGCAGCATTGATTACTGCTTACAAAAAGAATTATGATAGTGCAAGAAATGTCCGTGTTGAATTAAATATGGATCAAGGTACATTCAAAGTAATCGCTAGAAAAGACGTTGTTGAAGAAGTCTTTGATGACAGAGATGAAGTAGACTTAAGTACTGCACTTGTTAAAAATCCAGCATATGAAATTGGAGATATTTATGAAGAAGATGTAACACCAAAAGACTTTGGTCGTGTTGGTGCACAAGCTGCGAAACAAGCAGTTATGCAACGACTTCGTGATGCTGAACGTGAAATATTATTTGAAGAGTTTATTGATAAAGAAGAAGACATTTTAACAGGTGTGATTGATCGTGTAGATCACCGCTATGTTTATGTTAACCTAGGACGTATCGAAGCAGTTTTATCTGAAGCTGAAAGAAGTCCTAACGAAAAATATATTCCAAATGAACGTATCAAAGTTTATGTTAATAAAGTTGAACAAACTACAAAAGGACCTCAAATTTATGTATCTCGAAGTCATCCAGGTTTATTAAAACGTTTATTTGAACAAGAAGTGCCAGAAATTTATGATGGTACAGTTATCGTAAAATCAGTTGCTCGTGAGGCAGGAGACCGTTCTAAAATCAGTGTCTTCTCTGAAAATCATGATATCGATGCAGTTGGCGCATGTGTAGGTGCTAAAGGTGCTCGTGTTGAAGCGGTTGTAGAAGAATTAGGTGGCGAAAAAATAGATATCGTTCAATGGAATGAAGATCCAAAAGTATTTGTGAAAAATGCTTTAAGTCCATCACAAGTATTAGAAGTTATTGTGGATGAAGCAAATCAATCAACAATAGTCGTAGTACCAGATTACCAATTATCATTAGCAATTGGTAAAAGAGGACAAAATGCACGATTAGCTGCTAAATTAACTGGCTGGAAAATCGATATTAAATCAGAAACAGATGCACGTGAAGCAGGTATCTATCCAGTAGTAGAAACTGAAAATGTAGCTAACGATGAAGTTGCTACAGAAGATGATGCTATAGCTGAATCAACAGAAGAGGCAACTGAAGTTACAGTTGATACTAACGTAGAGAAAGAATCTGAATAA
- the rbfA gene encoding 30S ribosome-binding factor RbfA, translating to MSSMRAERVGEQMKKELMDIINNKVKDPRVGFITITDVVLTNDLSQAKVFLTVLGNDKEVENTFKALDKAKGFIKSELGSRMRLRIMPELIYEYDQSIEYGNKIERMIQDLHKQDR from the coding sequence ATGAGTAGCATGAGAGCAGAACGTGTTGGTGAACAAATGAAAAAAGAATTAATGGATATCATCAACAATAAAGTCAAAGATCCTCGAGTTGGTTTTATTACAATAACTGATGTCGTTTTAACAAACGATTTATCACAAGCCAAAGTGTTTTTAACAGTTTTAGGAAATGATAAAGAAGTAGAAAATACTTTTAAAGCCCTTGATAAAGCAAAAGGTTTTATTAAGTCAGAATTAGGTTCTAGAATGCGATTACGTATTATGCCGGAATTAATTTATGAGTATGATCAATCAATCGAATACGGTAATAAAATTGAACGAATGATTCAAGATTTACACAAACAAGATAGATAA